In Haematobia irritans isolate KBUSLIRL chromosome 1, ASM5000362v1, whole genome shotgun sequence, a genomic segment contains:
- the LOC142236313 gene encoding trypsin-like — translation MALTTFGYILSVVCLVLFPSTILGSEIIPITNAPYLVQLWKGGQYTCAGSFIASNMVITSARCVADSNVNDMEVVGGASTLGETGYRRKVVKIVIPPRYSKESSEWVIAVMKLASPMKGYNMAIVRLNDITVKPDQIMQISGYEPTGQLHTVYAPIWKRADCAPYYSQMDLPTTNTCAANADLSNSCFGDPGSPVVSNGKLCGVVTHTFNCASHGKPFIIAGTNALSAFINNAMTTLTSP, via the coding sequence ATGGCCCTCACAACTTTTGGATATATTTTATCAGTAGTCTGCCTTGTACTATTTCCTTCTACTATACTTGGTAGTGAAATTATACCCATAACCAATGCGCCTTATTTGGTACAACTCTGGAAAGGTGGACAATATACATGTGCCGGCTCATTTATTGCATCCAATATGGTCATAACATCTGCTCGTTGTGTGGCGGATAGCAATGTTAATGACATGGAGGTAGTTGGTGGTGCCTCAACTCTCGGCGAGACAGGTTACAGGCGTAAGGTAGTCAAAATTGTCATACCCCCTCGCTATTCAAAGGAAAGTTCTGAATGGGTTATTGCCGTCATGAAATTGGCATCTCCCATGAAGGGTTATAATATGGCTATAGTACGCCTAAATGATATCACCGTTAAACCTGACCAAATAATGCAGATTTCCGGATATGAACCTACTGGACAATTGCATACCGTTTATGCACCCATATGGAAACGTGCAGACTGTGCCCCTTATTACTCACAAATGGACCTACCCACTACTAACACCTGTGCTGCTAATGCTGATTTGAGTAATAGTTGCTTTGGTGATCCTGGCAGTCCTGTTGTAAGCAATGGTAAATTATGTGGTGTTGTTACACATACATTTAACTGTGCCAGTCATGGAAAACCTTTTATTATTGCTGGTACAAATGCTCTCTCGGCCTTCATAAATAATGCTATGACCACTTTGACAAGTCCTTAG